One window of Aspergillus oryzae RIB40 DNA, chromosome 3 genomic DNA carries:
- a CDS encoding alpha/beta fold hydrolase (predicted protein), whose translation MSADSNSPRAIALRYISNSRFHRRYTLPATADHDSLTFTYADIGSTPSSANPNPQTILFMPGMFATRYLGVFIHAIAEKLGVRVLVVDRPGMGNSTDVPLDQRLSIWIELVPRLLAHLEIEHVALVSHCAGTIYLLNTLFHCRELLHPERPFVAFLAPWVDPSHSHVTSMQMAQYVPVKAFNVWNLIPKFLLLKAGPAFTSSEAAITKTSNVISSGSGFSSGGENYTELERNRRQIEYEYGLSRDVQAEIDSLIFQFMFEESTVGANSEALQCLRKGSDSSNTWGKCENYEAYVKELVDLEGRRHRRTGQEKLKVRAYFAGNDSMIGKAGQDYVEECWARDTREFKDALDFESRTFTQLEHDSLVQSAEVLKSIFLHVGGVMPNDTE comes from the exons ATGTCTGCAGACTCTAATTCCCCGCGCGCCATTGCACTTCGCTACATCTCCAACTCTCGTTTCCACCGTCGCTACACACTCCCCGCCACGGCGGATCATGATAGCCTCACCTTCACCTATGCGGATATCGGATCCACTCCCAGCTCGGCGAATCCGAATCCTCAAACCATCCTCTTTATGCCGGGCATGTTCGCTACCCGGTATCTTGGAGTATTTATACATGCAATCGCGGAGAAACTAGGCGTGCGTGTCTTGGTTGTCGATCG GCCTGGAATGGGCAACTCCACCGACGTCCCGCTAGACCAACGACTCTCCATCTGGATCGAACTAGTGCCCCGTCTCCTGGCGCATCTAGAAATCGAACATGTAGCGCTAGTATCACATTGTGCGGGGACCATCTACCTATTGAATACCCTGTTTCATTGTCgtgagcttctccatccgGAAAGGCCGTTCGTCGCTTTTTTAG CGCCTTGGGTTGACCCCTCTCATTCCCACGTCACGTCCATGCAAATGGCCCAATATGTACCAGTAAAAGCCTTCAACGTTTGGAATCTGATTCCAAAGTTCCTCCTTTTGAAAGCGGGTCCGGCTTTTACATCGAGTGAGGCTGCTATCACGAAGACCTCAAATGTCATCTCCTCCGGCTCTGGATTCAGTAGCGGTGGAGAAAACTATACGGAGTTAGAGAGGAACCGACGACAGATTGAGTATGAGTACGGACTCTCTCGAGATGTGCAGGCCGAGATCGATAGTCTGATATTCCAGTTCATGTTCGAGGAAAGCACTGTCGGTGCCAACAGTGAGGCTTTACAGTGCTTGCGGAAGGGATCTGATAGTTCAAACACTTGGGGAAAGTGCGAAAACTACGAAGCCTATGTGAAAGAGTTGGTAGATCTTGAAGGAAGGAGGCATAGACGGACAGGACAGGAAAAGCTGAAGGTAAGGGCGTATTTCGCGGGGAACGACTCGATGATTGGGAAAGCTGGTCAAGATTATGTAGAGGAGTGTTGGGCGCGTGATACGAGGGAATTCAAGGACGCGCTTGATTTTGAGTCGAGGACCTTTACACAACTGGAGCACGACAGTTTAGTTCAGTCTGCTGAGGTTTTGAAGAGCATTTTTCTCCATGTTGGAGGAGTCATGCCCAATGATACTGAGTAA
- a CDS encoding uncharacterized protein (predicted protein), with amino-acid sequence MWVKIDRKGLCFTIRVKRNVIPTFVDNKAFVCNPKPVVGKAFGSIETVKIPGAVLVRDCGVHNPNPLVRDSPVNEISNPPKKPKRDRGHNSTNKNTPDDDSYPLYEEPYRLDNHYPCPPVVLTVWSPTLRAPATTFLGISLILEHLEDWGSCGSGDKD; translated from the exons ATGTGGGTAAAGATAGACCGAAAAGGCCTTTGCTTCACCATTCGGGTGAAGCGTAATGTGATACCAACCTTCGTGGATAACAAAGCTTTTGTATGTAACCCAAAGCCAGTGGTAGGCAAGGCTTTCGGGTCCATTGAAACCGTTAAAATACCAGGTGCAGTTCTGGTCAGGGATTGTGGCGTCCACAATCCAAACCCATTGGTACGAGACAGCCCAGTAAATGAAATATCCAATCCCcccaagaaacccaagaGGGACCGCGGCCacaacagcaccaacaaGAACACACCAGATGATGATAGCTATCCACTTTATGAGGAACCATATCGCCTTGATAATCACTATCCCTGCC CACCAGTGGTCTTGACAGTCTGGTCCCCGACTTTGCGGGCTCCGGCCACGACTTTTCTTGGTATTTCCCTCATATTAGAGCATCTCGAGGACTGGGGCTCCTGCGGATCTGGTGACAAAGATTAA
- a CDS encoding uncharacterized protein (predicted protein): MRLCDLPHFPTEDTLYAMSGLGFVDIAGDDLYSANAITKHLATMPSAQHGALHFTTEALLGAAFLMKKLKADNFEYPFKELETPYQYAYHSMGQEELAKQHTYSIMAAEGRMDSFNHFMVGKFMKTNTAPDRLKAFGYDLQSVLNEAGNGVPATMVDIGGGRGELLLDIKAAYPDLQASDLVVQEFNQDIIEIPGITLATWNYKEDTPQPIKGALVYHLAHILHNLSDLEAARLLQKISEAMGSHSRILIHEFAKNANYAKMHSAMIALYAGRERSAVEWRQMAALAGLKVTFEAYPEFGEGLIEMRKL; encoded by the exons ATGAGACTGTGCGACTTACCCCACTTTCCTACAGAGGATACCCTATATGCTATGTCCGGTCTGGGTTTTGTTGACATTGCCGGAGACGATCTGTACAGCGCTAATGCAATCACCAAACACTTGGCTACCATGCCTTCTGCCCAGCATGGTGCACTTCACTT TACAACTGAAGCTCTCCTGGGCGCTgcattcttgatgaagaaactGAAAGCAGACAACTTTGAATACCCCTTTAAGGAGCTGGAGACGCCTTATCAGTACGCCTATCACTCAATGGGCCAGGAGGAGCTAGCAAAGCAACACACTTATTCCATTATGGCTGCTGAAGGCCGGATGGACAGCTTCAACCACTTTATGGTTGGCAAGTTCATGAAGACAAATACTGCCCCTGATCGCCTCAAGGCATTCGGATACGACTTACAGTCCGTGCTGAACGAGGCAGGAAATGGTGTTCCGGCTACCATGGTGGATATTGGTGGGGGCCGTGGAGAGCTGTTGCTGGATATTAAAGCGGCATACCCAGACTTGCAAGCCTCCGACCTTGTGGTACAAGAGTTTAACCAAGACATCATAGAGATTCCTGGAATTACACTAGCCACATGGAACTACAAGGAGGACACCCCACAACCCATCAAAGGAGCCTTAGTCTATCACCTCGCGCATATTCTCCACAATCTGTCGGATCTAGAAGCTGCTCGTTTGTTGCAGAAGATATCTGAGGCTATGGGGTCTCATTCTCGTATCCTGATTCATGAGTTTGCGAAGAATGCGAATTATGCCAAGATGCATTCAGCCATGATTGCATTATACGCGGGGCGGGAGAGAAGCGCGGTCGAGTGGCGCCAAATGGCTGCATTAGCAGGACTAAAGGTGACATTTGAAGCTTACCCGGAATTTGGAGAAGGACTGATCGAGATGAGGAAACTTTGA
- a CDS encoding uncharacterized protein (predicted protein) translates to MVSPFSKSLLSGVQAVNFVIDGLFIVIIIIKDRHAYCSFALCMRTGTKFEARMSTFRPTMGPVATTLFVVFRHHGDTEPDHWGQSCEKDAVVLNSADLSVMGLGTSTT, encoded by the exons ATGGTCTCGCCCTTTTCAAAGTCCTTGTTATCAGGAGTGCAGGCAG TCAATTTTGTCATTGACGGtctcttcatcgtcatcatcatcatcaaagacAGACATGCCTACTGCTCCTTTGCTTTGTGTATGAGGACGGGAACCAAGTTCGAGGCCCGGATGAGTACCTTTAGACCCACTATGGGACCAGTAGCCACCACTTTGTTCGTTGTCTTTCGACACCATGGAGACACAGAGCCGGATCATTGGGGCCAGAGTTGCGAAAAGGATGCTGTAGTTCTCAATTCTGCAGACTTGTCAGTAATGGGTCTTGGCACAAGTACTACGTAG
- a CDS encoding uncharacterized protein (predicted protein) yields the protein MFRLLYTPHDDLNPVVGNSIWIDCDPCLSSVGHAPKCLPFHPGQLLQAQLLRFVSKSSFSPITMLTSDVKVAALGFVPVAVHFDLFDTLAKIEGPASGEDVLVAYRSSKGDKAEDNVPCVSHIFSTLKSSHL from the exons ATGTTCCGGTTGTTGTATACC CCCCATGACGATCTAAACCCTGTCGTTGGGAATTCAATTTGGATTGATTGTGATCCTTGTTTGTCGAGCGTCGGACACG CACCAAAATGTCTTCCCTTCCACCCGGGGCAGCTCTTGCAAGCACAGTTACTTCGGTTTGTCTCCAAATCATCATTTTCACCGATCACAATGCTCACCTCTGATGTAAAGGTCGCTGCACTTGGTTTTGTACCTGTTGCCGTGCAttttgatctctttgacACTTTGGCAAAGATCGAGGGCCCAGCGAGCGGAGAAGATGTTCTGGTCGCTTACAGAAGTAGCAAGGGTGATAAGGCTGAAGATAATGTGCCATGTGTGTCTCATATCTTCTCCACCCTGAAAAGCAGTCACCTCTAA
- a CDS encoding putative carboxylesterase (carboxylesterase type B), which produces MSAPQVSHQTLNAEFKGTARKIGETDIHQFRGIKYANIPARFERAEPVDNFNGASVDATQYGPRCPQAAVDVRHLLRIPEDFEIPDEPEDEFECLNLDITCPPLSANSAPLPVLIWIHGTDLMTLTSAFGHSRLTIIQVVLKLSPSVREHPRSAVSNLSLQCYLMSSIDLVTDPAKIVADSIEAKQPIIVVSINYRLNIFSFGDGKERNLALKDQRLGIDWVRKNIAAFGGNPDNITLSGESAGAVYVHAHLVTGPPVKRAVLASGSLYLSSPLPVERGNGLIQALQTKVKELGQPSLREASVSTLVQALKECNVNTMWIQEEPELENWETKPEQVDELMIGDTEYESVIWRNGVETLDGETITAAFEQEKEWGTKLRKLYQVVADRPTACKLGALDLVNDIRYTLPVEVISEKLAAANKRVYRYVFDQANPWQASSRAHHAVDLLYLFAGVDLSFNPTAEIVGQETRKRWIRFVSGSSPWSSERRFAFGPVGDCKEISEAQFAGRRRVNHLKVLKEAGVGAYMPIATALTAGKISLLN; this is translated from the exons ATGAGCGCGCCGCAAGTTTCTCATCAAACCCTAAACGCAGAGTTCAAGGGCACTGCGCGCAAGATTGGGGAGACTGATATCCACCAATTCCGAGGAATTAAATATGCCAATATTCCCGCCAGGTTTGAGCGTGCCGAACCTGTAGATAACTTCAATGGAGCATCTGTCGATGCCACTCAATACGG ACCGAGATGCCCTCAGGCAGCTGTAGACGTGCGCCATTTGTTGCGGATTCCTGAAGATTTCGAGATTCCGGATGAGCCTGAGGACGAATTCGAATGTCTTAATCTGGACATCACATGTCCGCCTTTGTCAGCCAATTCGGCGCCCCTTCCCGTTTTGATCTGGATTCATGGTACAGACTTGATGACATTGACCTCAGCGTTCGGACACTCACGGCTGACTATCATCCAGGTGGTTCTCAAGTTGTCACCTTCTGTTCGGGAGCATCCAAGATCTGCGGTCAGTAATCTGAGTCTGCAATGCTATCTAATGTCCAGTATTGACTTGGTCACAGATCCCGCCAAGATTGTGGCTGATTCGATTGAGGCCAAACAGCCCATTATTGTTGTTTCTATCAATTATCGACTCAACATCTTCAGCTTCggagatggaaaagagaggaacCTCGCACTGAAGGACCAGAGGCTGGGGATTGATTGGGTGCGGAAGAATATCGCCGCTTTTGGGGGCAATCCG GACAATATCACTCTCTCCGGTGAAAGTGCAGGTGCTGTTTATGTTCATGCACATCTGGTCACTGGCCCCCCTGTTAAGAGAGCAGTTTTAGCATCTGGATCCCTTTACCTCTCGTCTCCGTTGCCCGTGGAGCGCGGCAACGGACTTATACAGGCCTTACAGACGAAGGTGAAGGAGCTTGGGCAGCCATCTCTTCGTGAGGCCTCCGTCTCTACTCTCGTACAAGCACTAAAGGAGTGCAACGTGAACACGATGTGGATCCAGGAGGAGCCAGAGCTTGAGAATTGGGAAACGAAGCCGGAACAGGTCGACGAGCTTATGATAGGTGACACAGAATATGAG TCCGTCATCTGGAGAAACGGAGTAGAAACACTGGACGGGGAGACGATTACTGCTGCCTTTGaacaagagaaggaatggggtACCAAACTGCGAAAGCTGTACCAAGTGGTCGCCGACCGCCCTACAGCCTGTAAGCTGGGTGCCTTAGATCTGGTCAATGACATTCGCTATACGCTCCCTGTTGAGGTCATTTCTGAAAAGCTTGCGGCAGCCAACAAGAGAGTGTATAGGTATGTGTTTGACCAAGCCAACCCATGGCAAGCTTCCAGCCGCGCTCATCATGCTGTTGACCTTCTCTATCTCTTCGCGGGTGTTGATTTGTCCTTTAACCCCACTGCGGAAATCGTGGGTCAAGAGACAAGAAAACGTTGGATTCGGTTCGTCAGTGGCAGTAGCCCCTGGTCTTCAGAGCGAAGATTCGCCTTCGGACCAGTTGGGGACTGCAAAGAAATATCGGAGGCGCAGTTTGCGGGTCGGAGACGAGTAAATCATCTCAAGGTGCTGAAAGAGGCTGGAGTTGGTGCATATATGCCTATCGCTACTGCCCTAACAGCAGGGAAGATTAGTCTCTTgaattga
- a CDS encoding dynamin family protein (vacuolar sorting protein VPS1, dynamin, and related proteins), producing MEKEASENSMLADPALLDKIDKLFACNVGQHIALPQLVVVGDQSSGKSSVLEGLTQLPFPRDSGLCTRFATQIIFRRDRGLSTRKVSASIIPASDSDPDRPARLRAWHTESIGSLEPSHFSTVMQEVHEFMGVAGNCALSTFSKDVLCLEISGPEEDHLSVIDVPGIFKNTTAGLTSKSDIAVVRDMVETYMKNPRSIMLTVVPANVDIATQEIIEMAREYDAEGERSIGVLTKPDLVDRGAEDKVLDLVAGNKLFLRHGWIVVRNLNQQELTDRETDRDEAEEAFSRQAPWSTIAKDKFGIKSLRSRLQEIVTENARREFPLVRSEISKRLKEAKSFLKALGNERETPEQQAGFLLDIMNKFQEITSQALSTNYGENDIFDEHMDLRLATRIVTRDTAFAKDLERYGHEYNFDTSGTESPDSSNTKSTTAPSDDSGDMNEFLTRKTSSIPELKDVVTQQTWESFPSDSDIYEWLKELYQSSRGFEIGTFSASLLATSMKKQSAKWPDFAKGYISDVITIVHGFIVKALEIACVDKRVFNHLLSIMMDNLLDKYQRALTQVDFLLHVERNQAPKTLNHYFNENLQRFRQERQCSKLKSKVINNSYGGEVIRLEDLTVLNHMSNTEYTVHDIHDILESYYKVARKRFVDNICMQAADYHLVTGPETPFKLFSSSLVNRLSRDELKDIAGEDASTVRQRINLKKTIRELEEGSGIDKG from the exons atggagaaagaggcgTCCGAAAACTCAATGCTAGCCGACCCAGCACTACTGGATAAGATCGACAAATTGTTCGCCTGCAACGTGGGTCAGCACATTGCTCTCCCACAACTAGTAGTTGTGGGCGATCAGTCCAGTGGAAAGTCCTCGGTCCTTGAAGGCCTTACCCAGCTCCCCTTTCCACGCGATAGCGGACTTTGCACTCGGTTCGCCACACAAATTATTTTTCGCAGAGATAGAGGCTTATCGACTCGCAAAGTCAGTGCCTCTATCATCCCAGCTTCCGACTCAGATCCCGACCGCCCTGCTAGACTTAGAGCATGGCACACTGAGAGCATCGGCAGCTTGGAGCCAAGTCACTTTTCCACAGTCATGCAAGAA GTCCACGAATTTATGGGAGTCGCTGGAAACTGTGCTCTGTCGACATTCTCTAAAGATGTCCTCTGCTTGGAGATCAGCGGGCCAGAAGAGGATCATCTGAGTGTGATCGACGTGCCTGGAATCTTCAAAAATACTACTGCGGGGCTAACTTCTAAATCTGATATTGCTGTGGTCAGAGATATGGTGGAAACATACATGAAGAACCCTCGGTCTATCATGCTTACTGTGGTTCCTGCCAACGTTGATATCGCTACTCAGGAAATCATCGAGATGGCCCGCGAGTATGATGCAGAAGGGGAGAGGAGCATTGGAGTTCTCACAAAGCCAGACTTGGTAGATAGGGGAGCTGAAGATAAGgtccttgaccttgttgcGGGGAACAAGTTATTTCTTCGGCATGGTTGGATAGTAGTCCGCAACTTAAACCAACAAGAGCTGACGGACAGGGAGACTGACCGTGATGAGGCAGAAGAGGCTTTCAGTCGGCAGGCACCTTGGAGCACTATTGCTAAAGATAAGTTTGGCATCAAGTCCTTGAGATCTCGTCTCCAAGAAATTGTTACTGAGAATGCACGACGGGAGTTTCCTTTG GTCCGGTCGGAAATCAGCAAGAGGCTGAAGGAAGCCAAGAGCTTCTTAAAGGCTCTTGGTAACGAGAGAGAGACGCCAGAACAGCAAGCAGGTTTTCTGTTAGACATTATGAACAAATTCCAAGAAATCACTTCCCAAGCGCTGAGCACGAACTACGGAGAGAATGATATCTTCGACGAACATATGGACCTTCGACTTGCCACTAGGATTGTCACCCGAGACACGGCATTTGCCAAAGATCTTGAGCGATATGGCCATGAGTACAACTTTGATACTAGTGGCACAGAGAGTCCGGATTCATCTAACACAAAGTCTACGACAGCGCCTTCAGACGATTCGGGGGATATGAACGAATTCCTCACTCGAAAGACCAGTAGCATACCAGAGCTTAAGGATGTCGTTACCCAGCAGACCTGGgaatcttttccttctgacaGTGATATCTACGAGTGGCTTAAGGAGCTATACCAATCATCTCGTGGTTTCGAGATTGGCACGTTCAGCGCGTCGTTGCTTGCTACTAGTATGAAAAAGCAATCAGCAAAATGGCCTGACTTTGCTAAGGGGTACATCAGTGATGTGATTACAATTGTCCATGGATTTATCGTTAAGGCACTAGAGATTGCCTGTGTGGACAAACGCGTATTCAACCACCTTCTTTCAATCATGATGGACAATCTTTTGGACAAGTACCAGCGTGCCCTGACACAAGTCGACTTTCTGCTCCATGTGGAACGTAACCAGGCACCCAAGACACTCAATCACTATTTCAATGAAAATCTCCAAAGATT CCGCCAGGAACGCCAGTGTTCTAAGCTTAAAAGTAAagtcatcaacaacagctATGGTGGAGAGGTCATTCGACTGGAAGACCTTACTGTGCTAAATCACATGAGCAACACTGAATACACCGTTCACGATATTCATGATATTCTCGAGTCTTATTATAAGGTAGCTCGGAAACGATTCGTGGACAACATTTGCATGCAGGCAGCAGACTATCATCTCGTCACTGGGCCAGAGACCCCATTCAAGCTTTTCTCGTCCTCTTTGGTCAACAGACTGTCTAGGGATGAGCTTAAGGACATAGCTGGCGAGGATGCGTCCACTGTACGTCAACGAATTAACCTGAAGAAGACAATCAGGGAGCTCGAAGAGG GAAGTGGTATAGACAAAGGATAA
- a CDS encoding uncharacterized protein (predicted protein) — MLWLCDALTVFNSIMEDEDYKLEKLPWRLQHVLLRQNNDKLLHSVNVDESLKGTPEKYVSKDEDYWDSDLHDTEEKEVPWHLLKHGNLNSSGVCIYKHSTALHPASLFGYVRMAELLDL, encoded by the exons ATGTTATGGCTCTGCGATGCCTTGACCGTGTTCAATTCTAttatggaagatgaagactaTAAATTAGAGAAACTACCATGGCGGCTGCAGCACGTCTTGCTACGACAGAATAATGACAAATTGCTACATAGTGTGAACGTTGACGAGAGCCTTAAGGGGACTCCTGAGAAATATGTCAGCAAGGACGAAGATTATTGGGACTCTGATCTCCATGACacggaggagaaagaggtgCCTTGGCATTTACTGAAGCA CGGAAACCTTAATTCGTCGGGTGTGTGCATCTATAAGCACTCCACCGCGCTCCATCCTGCTTCTCTCTTTGGCTATGTGCGGATGGCAGAACTCTTAGACCTGTGA
- a CDS encoding uncharacterized protein (predicted protein): MSGYTQTKLPQVQVLERDNSPRQHITIDIPEPTYQQPSQRSPVLGTALQDIDLERGNGFEPLTMNEAKLAPKKKRYIFGIPDNPFEDSESDNEWMRHIDEDEAKPETNNFQQASEQRRIICCHNTSGLTRKRSSVSCTELSIVIVIMVVAGLIILLPNLLGRAK, encoded by the exons ATGTCCGGATATACACAAACCAAACTACCGCAAGTGCAAGTCTTGGAAAGAGACAACTCTCCCAGGCAGCATATTACGATCGATATCCCCGAGCCCACATACCAACAGCCAAGTCAGAGAAGCCCGGTTTTGGGAACAGCCCTCCAGGATATCGACCTGGAAAGAGGGAATGGTTTTGAGCCTCTTACCATGAACGAAGCCAAATTGGccccgaagaagaagagatatatcTTTGGAATTCCCGACAATCCCTTTGAGGACTCAGAGTCGGACAATGAATGGATGCGGCACATCG atgaagacgaggcaAAGCCAGAAACCAACAATTTTCAACAAGCGTCTGAGCAGCGCCGCATTATTTGCTGTCATAATACTTCGGGACTCACCCGGAAGAGATCATCTGTATCATGCACTGAGCTCAGCATTGTTATAGTTATCATGGTTGTGGCAGGACTCATTATTCTTCTACCGAATTTGCTCGGGAGAGCCAAATAA
- a CDS encoding putative C6 finger domain protein (predicted protein) produces MAYTVERLEWVKRLFLKPRRSRGFPKTSDSPRYSLRERSRFSTQTVTSTWIDDDNDDNYDPKARYTRRRKRSSRPHDVVSDTPEQQKSLVVVFPIKSDRGRAFLSSLLANHNDHGEPTSPEIPSNEVIDGDLNHPVTRVIRTSLAHPVIFNHEPPEDGSSPCHWCDNFTYGLLGLGRRTVEVLDFGDGRYIEIGGGQVAEGHEPSRMCVVCALERVHVIRCVAHRIVPLKGYDVDTFDLTGAYNSLVPKPGQAPKKINPWCSLCPNPAFFGCGALQAVNKFQEPVDASSQDAIGCGLLLCEKCEGLMRLYQGDLARVVMKNEETDAAFGTRADAMYLLPGNDMYRSYIGS; encoded by the coding sequence ATGGCATACACCGTCGAGCGACTAGAGTGGGTCAAGAGGCTCTTTCTCAAACCCAGACGATCTCGCGGGTTCCCAAAGACCAGTGACAGCCCCAGGTACTCTCTGCGCGAGCGATCCCGCTTCAGTACGCAGACGGTCACCTCAACctggattgatgatgataatgacGATAACTATGATCCGAAGGCCAGATATACCAGGAGGCGAAAGCGTTCATCCCGACCACATGACGTGGTTTCAGATACACCAGAGCAACAGAAGAGTCTCGTCGTTGTTTTCCCCATCAAATCCGATAGGGGAAgagcatttctttcctcacttCTTGCGAACCACAATGATCACGGAGAGCCAACTTCGCCTGAGATACCATCAAATGAAGTTATTGACGGCGATTTAAACCACCCCGTCACCCGCGTTATTCGCACCTCCTTGGCGCATCCGGTAATCTTTAACCATGAGCCGCCGGAGGATGGATCTAGCCCGTGTCACTGGTGCGACAACTTCACATATGGACTGCTGGGTTTGGGCAGACGAACAGTCGAGGTGTTGGATTTTGGCGATGGAAGATACATCGAGATTGGTGGTGGTCAAGTTGCTGAAGGTCACGAGCCGAGTCGTATGTGCGTTGTTTGCGCGCTTGAACGTGTTCATGTCATACGATGTGTAGCTCATCGAATTGTCCCGCTCAAAGGATATGATGTCGACACATTTGATCTGACGGGTGCGTACAATAGCTTGGTTCCAAAGCCAGGACAGGCTCcgaagaagatcaatccGTGGTGCTCATTGTGTCCGAACCCGGCATTTTTCGGATGCGGTGCCTTACAGGCGGTCAATAAGTTTCAAGAGCCTGTAGATGCTTCCTCTCAAGATGCGATTGGGTGTGGTCTGCTCCTTTGCGAGAAATGTGAGGGGCTGATGCGTCTCTACCAGGGAGACTTGGCGAGAGTTGTtatgaagaatgaagagacAGATGCTGCGTTTGGGACACGCGCTGATGCGATGTATTTGCTGCCGGGAAATGACATGTACCGGTCCTATATCGGATCCTAG
- a CDS encoding uncharacterized protein (predicted protein), translating to MACGLLTYGFTLNYGKHWIGLAFGWGMVVAGMIASTVSITAYNLEKYPDQSTVVSAIINAWRTASGFSVGYFQPAWIARNGISAVFGTQVAVVVAVLILTITPVIIIEGRKTKAQVAHA from the exons ATGGCATGTGGTCTCTTGACGTACGGTTTTACTCTAAACTATGGCAAGCACTGGATTGGACTTGCATTCGGTTGGGGTATGGTTGTAGCGGGTATGATTGCTAGCACGGT GTCCATCACTGCATATAACCTTGAGAAGTATCCAGATCAATCCACTGTTGTGTCTGCCATTATCAACGCATGGCGTACGGCAAGTGGGTTCTCCGTAGGATATTTTCAGCCTGCTTGGATCGCGAGAAATGGCATCTCGGCTGTGTTCGGCACTCAGGTTGCTGTTGTCGTTGCAGTATTAATCCTTACTATTACTCCTGTTATTATTATCGAGGGCCGGAAAACTAAGGCACAAGTGGCCCACGCATGA
- a CDS encoding uncharacterized protein (predicted protein), which translates to MVLGATLSNDYGTFTAFRSLQGLFGTVPQVVGLPIIHDMYRPEGPFIGPALAGYIGAGSNWKVSFGILTVFYGISTILIFVFGYETYFVKGRQCQRNSRLQSILGIKNHNLPVGRTLGYWTKLLAIYIFKLPLLLTGIATMVNFCWPIGFCSHLFIEI; encoded by the exons ATGGTCCTCGGTGCGACACTTTCAAATGACTACGGCACGTTTACTGCATTTCGATCTCTTCAGGGTCTATTTGGCACGGTCCCGCAGGTTGTCGGTTTGCCAATCATTCATGACATGTATCGTCCCGAAG GTCCTTTTATTGGTCCTGCTCTAGCTGGATACATTGGTGCAGGCAGCAACTGGAAGGTTTCCTTTGGAATTCTAACGGTATTCTACGGAATATCCACCATTTTAATATTCGTATTTGGTTACGAAACATACTTTGTCAAAGGACGGCAATGCCAACGCAATTCCCGCTTACAATCCATTCTTGGAATCAAGAACCACAACTTGCCTGTTGGCCGAACCCTCGGCTACTGGACTAAGTTATTGGCCATCTATATCTTCAAGTTACCCCTTCTCTTGACTGGCATTGCAACTATGGTGAACTTTTGCTGGCCAATTG GCTTTTGTTCCCATTTGTTTATCGAAATTTGA